One region of Sebaldella sp. S0638 genomic DNA includes:
- a CDS encoding PhoH family protein, with amino-acid sequence MKKIFILDTNVLIHDPNCIFDFKDNDVYIPIYVIEEIDRLKNYNDYVGKSAREASRNIDSLREKGTLSNGIKNEEGGEFRILLGDHELEYLPDAFSKTLADNKIIAMALKQKNENKDTKVVLISKDMNVRIKADVLGLETMDYVKDKLDIVTLYSGNRTVELESSKFDLIYKAPVVNYSLLLDKEPLANEMFNFTCAGKSVLGIYKKERGKIEKTVFSESTLWGINGRNTEQKEAIELLMDQRIKIVSLMGVAGTGKTLLAIASALEQVVERKLYKKIFIARPVIPMGKDIGYLPGSEKEKMRPWMHPIYDNIEFLASSKQPANSSDAEKVIIGLESMGLLKVEPLTYIRGRSIPQGFIIIDEAQNLTPHEIKTIITRVGKDTKIVLTGDPFQIDSPYLNENSNGLSYMAERLKGEQLAGHMTLVKGERSDVSELASKLL; translated from the coding sequence ATGAAAAAAATCTTTATATTAGATACAAATGTATTAATACATGATCCTAACTGTATTTTTGACTTTAAGGATAATGATGTTTATATTCCCATTTACGTAATAGAGGAAATAGACAGATTGAAAAACTATAATGATTATGTGGGAAAATCTGCAAGAGAAGCTTCAAGAAATATAGATTCCCTTAGAGAAAAAGGAACTCTTTCGAACGGGATAAAAAACGAAGAAGGCGGGGAATTCAGAATACTTCTCGGTGATCACGAACTTGAGTATCTGCCTGATGCATTTTCCAAGACACTGGCTGACAATAAGATAATAGCTATGGCTTTGAAGCAGAAAAATGAGAATAAAGACACAAAAGTAGTTCTTATATCCAAAGATATGAATGTCAGAATAAAGGCTGATGTTTTGGGGCTTGAAACAATGGATTATGTAAAAGACAAACTGGATATAGTAACTCTTTATTCAGGAAACAGGACAGTGGAGCTGGAAAGCAGTAAATTTGACCTTATATATAAAGCTCCTGTGGTGAACTATTCACTTTTACTTGATAAGGAGCCGCTTGCCAATGAGATGTTTAATTTTACATGTGCAGGAAAAAGTGTGCTGGGAATTTATAAGAAAGAAAGAGGAAAAATAGAAAAAACTGTATTTTCTGAGTCTACACTCTGGGGAATTAACGGAAGAAATACAGAACAAAAAGAAGCAATAGAATTATTAATGGATCAGAGAATAAAAATAGTCAGTCTGATGGGAGTGGCAGGAACAGGGAAAACACTTCTGGCAATAGCATCTGCACTGGAACAGGTCGTAGAAAGAAAGCTTTATAAAAAAATATTTATAGCAAGACCAGTTATTCCAATGGGAAAAGATATAGGTTATCTTCCGGGAAGCGAGAAGGAAAAAATGCGTCCGTGGATGCACCCGATCTATGATAATATAGAATTCCTTGCTAGCAGTAAACAGCCTGCAAACAGCAGCGATGCAGAAAAAGTGATAATAGGACTGGAAAGTATGGGACTTCTGAAAGTGGAACCACTCACATATATAAGAGGAAGGTCTATTCCACAGGGATTTATTATAATAGACGAGGCTCAGAATCTTACACCGCATGAAATAAAAACTATAATAACTAGAGTAGGAAAAGATACAAAGATAGTGCTTACCGGTGACCCTTTCCAGATAGACAGTCCTTATCTGAATGAAAACAGCAATGGATTATCGTATATGGCTGAAAGGCTGAAAGGAGAGCAGCTGGCAGGTCATATGACACTTGTAAAAGGTGAACGTTCAGATGTGTCGGAACTGGCAAGTAAATTATTATAA
- the thrS gene encoding threonine--tRNA ligase: MIEIILPDSSVRTLENPVSVLEFAKSIGSSLGKATVGALVDNVQVDGSYILDKSAKVELITIDSEKGTEILRHSAAHVMAQAVQRLFPGTKVTIGPVIENGFFYDFDPENPFTEDDLAKIEDEMKKIVKENYKFERSEMTSTEAKKMFLEMKEDYKIEIIDDLGAERVSIYTIGEFKDLCRGTHLPSTGYLKAFKLMSTAGAYWRGDSNKKMLQRIYGVAFPTKKELEDYLIMMEEAEKRDHRKLGKQMNLFFLDEHGPGFPFFMPKGMEVINKLQEIWRREHKKAGYKEIKTPVMLDKELWEISGHWFNYRENMYTSEIDEKEYAIKPMNCPGSILAYKNNLHSYKNFPLKYGEMGLVHRHEFSGALHGLMRVRAFTQDDAHVFCTEDQIEDQIIEIINLYDRFYKLFGFEYNIELSTKPDKAIGSDEIWDIAERDLTNALVRMGIDYKLNPGDGAFYGPKIDFKMKDSIGRIWQCGTIQLDFNLPLRFNMSYIGSDGEKHQPVMIHRAMYGSIERFMGILIEHYAGAFPVWLAPVQVSILTISEEQVEYASDLFKKLQDLGIRAELDTRDEKIGYKIREANAEQKIPIQLIIGKNEVANSEVNIRRFGSQDSATMKAEDFLKLIEEESKVVF, from the coding sequence ATGATAGAGATAATATTACCGGACAGCAGTGTAAGAACTCTTGAAAATCCGGTTTCAGTTTTGGAATTTGCAAAAAGTATAGGTTCAAGCCTTGGAAAAGCAACAGTAGGGGCACTTGTAGATAATGTACAGGTGGACGGCTCATATATATTAGATAAATCTGCAAAAGTAGAGTTAATAACTATAGATTCAGAAAAAGGTACAGAAATATTAAGACATAGTGCAGCACATGTTATGGCACAGGCAGTGCAGAGATTATTTCCGGGAACAAAGGTAACAATAGGACCTGTTATAGAAAACGGGTTTTTCTACGACTTTGATCCTGAAAATCCTTTTACAGAAGATGATCTGGCAAAAATAGAAGACGAAATGAAGAAGATAGTAAAAGAAAACTATAAATTCGAGAGATCGGAAATGACTTCCACAGAAGCCAAAAAGATGTTTCTGGAAATGAAAGAAGACTATAAAATAGAAATTATAGATGATCTTGGGGCAGAAAGAGTAAGTATCTATACAATAGGCGAGTTTAAAGACTTATGCCGTGGTACTCACCTTCCGTCAACTGGTTATCTGAAAGCTTTTAAACTAATGTCCACAGCGGGAGCTTACTGGCGTGGAGACTCTAATAAAAAAATGCTTCAAAGAATATACGGAGTGGCATTTCCTACTAAAAAAGAGCTTGAAGACTATCTGATAATGATGGAAGAAGCTGAAAAAAGAGATCACAGAAAACTGGGGAAACAAATGAACCTTTTCTTTCTTGATGAGCATGGACCGGGATTTCCGTTTTTTATGCCAAAGGGAATGGAAGTAATAAATAAATTACAGGAAATCTGGAGAAGAGAGCATAAAAAAGCAGGCTATAAAGAGATAAAGACACCTGTTATGCTTGATAAAGAGCTTTGGGAGATTTCAGGACACTGGTTTAATTACAGAGAAAATATGTATACTTCGGAAATAGACGAGAAAGAATATGCGATAAAACCTATGAACTGTCCGGGATCTATACTTGCTTATAAGAATAATCTTCATTCATATAAAAATTTCCCGCTGAAATACGGGGAAATGGGACTTGTACACAGACATGAGTTCAGCGGTGCGCTTCATGGGCTTATGAGAGTAAGAGCATTTACACAGGATGATGCCCATGTATTTTGTACAGAGGATCAGATAGAGGATCAGATAATAGAAATTATAAACTTATATGACAGATTTTATAAATTATTTGGTTTTGAATATAATATAGAATTATCTACTAAACCTGACAAAGCTATAGGCTCTGACGAAATATGGGATATAGCAGAAAGAGACCTGACTAACGCACTTGTGAGAATGGGGATAGACTATAAGCTGAATCCCGGAGACGGAGCATTTTACGGGCCGAAGATAGATTTCAAAATGAAGGACTCAATAGGAAGAATATGGCAGTGCGGAACTATACAGCTTGATTTTAACCTTCCCCTGAGATTTAATATGAGTTATATCGGGTCTGACGGTGAAAAACACCAGCCGGTAATGATTCATAGAGCAATGTACGGAAGTATAGAAAGATTCATGGGAATACTGATAGAGCATTATGCAGGAGCATTTCCGGTATGGCTTGCACCTGTGCAGGTAAGCATACTGACTATTTCCGAAGAGCAGGTAGAATATGCATCTGACCTGTTCAAGAAATTACAGGATCTGGGAATAAGAGCAGAACTTGATACAAGAGATGAAAAAATAGGATATAAGATAAGAGAAGCCAATGCAGAGCAAAAAATACCAATACAGCTGATAATAGGTAAGAATGAAGTGGCTAACAGTGAAGTTAATATAAGAAGATTTGGTTCACAGGATAGCGCTACAATGAAAGCAGAAGATTTTCTTAAATTAATAGAAGAAGAATCAAAAGTAGTATTTTAA
- a CDS encoding DUF1254 domain-containing protein, whose amino-acid sequence MKNFKQTVFKRLVTTLLLFVTVLQTSLSAAYTNSEITGLTPPKGKMTNEYVQKVAQASYVWGWPMVNIHNRREVFKELKEPGLMGGIVPVAPTNQLSMLSDYIDAGERLVACPNQDVVYGFGIFSLDQDAVVVQVPDFKGRFWVYQIGNQRTDEISSVGAMYQSKPGFYLIIGPAWKGKVPAGITQVIHSDTNLGTIIPRIFVTDDPADKKAVQPVINQIMMYPLSQYDGKMKTKDWKNTSPTIPSPTGTASNGDEETKWVIPEKFYDELPLIMKELPPMPGEEPLYAAINAVLEAGKKDPNIKKVFTKAVQDADKNIVTPLFQFHNYGIKLPYNWTTITNGAEFKDDYITRTAVAKSNIFVNKAAETRYFYQDFDSDGIRLNAAKKYTITFPKGKLPPVSGFWSLTMYNQYHFFEKNDVNRYSLGTKNKDLKYNKDGSLTLYIQSEKPTGDKVSNWLPAPKTGDFSVYLRAYWPKTEIAQGTWLPPAVERVK is encoded by the coding sequence ATGAAAAATTTTAAGCAAACTGTATTTAAAAGATTAGTTACAACACTTTTGTTATTTGTAACAGTATTGCAGACTTCTTTGTCCGCAGCGTATACAAACAGCGAGATAACAGGTTTAACACCGCCTAAAGGAAAAATGACCAATGAATATGTACAAAAAGTAGCACAGGCTTCATATGTCTGGGGCTGGCCAATGGTAAATATTCATAACAGACGTGAGGTATTTAAGGAATTGAAAGAACCGGGACTTATGGGAGGAATAGTACCTGTAGCTCCGACGAATCAGCTTTCAATGCTTTCCGACTATATAGATGCAGGTGAACGTCTGGTAGCATGTCCGAATCAGGATGTCGTATATGGTTTTGGTATATTTTCTTTGGATCAGGATGCAGTAGTAGTACAGGTTCCGGACTTTAAAGGAAGATTCTGGGTGTATCAGATAGGGAATCAGAGAACAGACGAGATATCAAGCGTAGGTGCAATGTATCAGAGTAAACCGGGATTTTATCTCATTATAGGGCCTGCATGGAAAGGAAAAGTTCCTGCGGGAATTACGCAGGTAATTCATTCTGATACAAATCTGGGAACTATAATTCCGCGTATCTTTGTAACAGATGATCCGGCAGATAAAAAAGCAGTACAGCCTGTGATAAATCAAATCATGATGTATCCTTTAAGCCAGTATGACGGGAAAATGAAAACAAAAGACTGGAAAAATACTAGTCCTACTATACCGTCGCCAACAGGAACAGCCAGCAACGGAGATGAAGAAACAAAATGGGTAATACCGGAAAAATTTTATGATGAGCTTCCTCTCATAATGAAAGAATTACCGCCTATGCCCGGTGAAGAACCACTTTATGCAGCAATAAATGCTGTATTGGAAGCCGGTAAAAAAGATCCGAACATAAAAAAAGTATTTACAAAAGCAGTTCAGGATGCAGATAAAAACATAGTCACTCCGTTATTTCAGTTCCATAATTACGGAATAAAACTTCCTTATAACTGGACTACAATTACAAACGGCGCAGAATTCAAAGATGATTACATAACAAGAACAGCAGTGGCAAAGTCTAATATTTTCGTAAACAAGGCAGCAGAGACAAGATATTTTTATCAGGATTTTGACTCTGACGGTATACGCTTAAATGCTGCAAAAAAGTATACAATTACTTTCCCCAAAGGGAAATTGCCGCCGGTAAGCGGATTCTGGTCATTAACAATGTATAATCAGTATCACTTTTTTGAAAAAAATGATGTTAACAGATATTCATTAGGAACAAAGAATAAAGATTTGAAATATAATAAAGACGGTTCTTTGACTCTGTATATTCAGAGTGAAAAGCCAACCGGCGATAAGGTAAGCAACTGGCTTCCGGCACCTAAAACAGGAGATTTTTCTGTATATTTACGTGCTTACTGGCCAAAAACTGAAATAGCACAGGGAACATGGCTTCCGCCAGCTGTAGAGAGAGTAAAATAA
- a CDS encoding uracil-xanthine permease family protein, whose translation MNAKKLILGIQHVLAMFGATVLVPFLTGLNPSLALLAAGIGTLIFHFVSKKIVPVFLGSSFAFIGALTLVLKQDGIGAVKGGVICAGFVYVFMSIIIKVFGVEKVKSFFPPIITGPIIMVIGLRMSPVALSMSGYSNGKFEIRSLIIALSVLITMIVVSILGKSFFKLVPILISVIVGYLVSMSFGIIDFSPIHAANWIGFSKEAFSDLSTMPVFKLSSIIAIAPIAFVVFIEHIGDITTNGAVVGKDFFKNPGIHRTMLGDGLATIAAGLLGGPANTTYGENTGVLAVTKVYDPSILRIAACYSIFLSIMGKFGAVLQTVPQPVMGGVSIILFGMIASIGVRTLIDANLDFGHSRNLILSSLILVLGISIDNIVVWNTVSVSGLAVSAFFGVILNKLLPADI comes from the coding sequence ATGAATGCAAAAAAACTTATTCTTGGTATACAGCATGTACTGGCTATGTTCGGTGCAACTGTACTTGTTCCGTTTCTCACAGGTCTTAATCCGTCGCTTGCCCTGCTGGCAGCAGGTATAGGGACTCTGATCTTCCACTTTGTAAGTAAAAAAATAGTACCTGTATTTCTTGGTTCCAGCTTTGCTTTTATCGGTGCTCTTACGCTTGTGCTGAAACAGGATGGTATAGGTGCCGTAAAAGGCGGCGTTATATGTGCGGGCTTTGTCTATGTTTTTATGAGTATTATAATCAAAGTATTCGGCGTAGAAAAGGTAAAATCATTTTTCCCGCCTATAATAACAGGCCCTATAATTATGGTTATAGGTCTCAGAATGAGTCCTGTGGCACTTTCCATGTCAGGGTATTCAAACGGCAAATTCGAAATCAGAAGTCTTATCATAGCATTATCAGTACTTATTACAATGATAGTAGTATCAATACTCGGAAAATCATTTTTCAAACTGGTTCCTATACTTATCTCGGTTATTGTGGGATATTTGGTTTCCATGTCATTTGGAATAATAGATTTTTCACCTATCCATGCTGCGAACTGGATCGGCTTTTCAAAAGAAGCATTCAGTGATCTTTCCACTATGCCTGTATTTAAGCTCAGCTCGATAATAGCTATAGCTCCTATTGCATTCGTAGTATTTATAGAGCATATCGGCGATATTACCACAAACGGCGCAGTTGTAGGAAAAGATTTTTTCAAAAATCCCGGAATCCACAGAACTATGCTTGGAGACGGACTGGCAACAATTGCTGCCGGACTTCTCGGAGGCCCAGCTAACACCACATACGGTGAAAATACCGGAGTTCTTGCAGTAACAAAGGTTTATGACCCTTCGATACTAAGAATCGCCGCATGTTATTCCATATTTTTAAGTATAATGGGCAAATTCGGAGCTGTGCTTCAGACTGTACCCCAGCCTGTTATGGGCGGTGTCTCTATTATTCTTTTCGGTATGATAGCTTCGATAGGTGTCCGTACTCTTATTGACGCCAATCTGGATTTCGGACATTCGAGAAACCTTATTTTATCATCACTTATTCTGGTTTTAGGAATTTCTATTGATAATATAGTTGTCTGGAATACGGTTTCCGTTTCAGGACTGGCTGTCTCTGCCTTCTTCGGAGTAATTCTGAATAAGCTTCTTCCGGCAGATATCTAA
- a CDS encoding GyrI-like domain-containing protein, with amino-acid sequence MKYDWKKQEKGIYLPKGQPELIFIEKFQYLTLEGSGNPNESLFSELAGTLFSLSYTLKMLPKRGITPDGYFDYAVYPLEGIWDLAKGSHSNETKLDKSKLVYKIMIRQPEFVNEQVIKTAAEILKKKKTAEHVEKVKFEEIEDGQAVQMMHTGSYDSETASFEKMKDFCLENGLKIRSKAHKEIYISNPERTAQEKLKTVLRYFVEK; translated from the coding sequence ATGAAATATGATTGGAAAAAGCAGGAAAAAGGAATCTATCTGCCAAAAGGACAGCCGGAGCTGATATTTATAGAAAAATTTCAGTATCTGACACTGGAAGGGAGCGGAAATCCCAATGAAAGTCTTTTTTCAGAACTGGCAGGCACACTTTTTTCATTGTCTTATACATTGAAAATGCTTCCCAAAAGGGGAATAACACCAGACGGGTATTTTGATTATGCGGTATATCCTCTTGAGGGAATATGGGATCTGGCCAAAGGCAGTCACTCCAATGAAACAAAGCTGGATAAAAGTAAACTGGTTTATAAAATAATGATCAGGCAGCCGGAATTTGTAAATGAACAAGTTATAAAAACAGCAGCTGAGATTTTGAAAAAGAAAAAAACAGCTGAACATGTTGAAAAAGTAAAGTTTGAAGAGATAGAAGATGGTCAGGCTGTACAGATGATGCATACTGGTTCTTATGACAGCGAAACTGCGAGTTTTGAAAAAATGAAGGATTTTTGTCTGGAAAACGGACTAAAGATAAGAAGCAAAGCACACAAAGAAATATACATATCAAATCCTGAAAGAACAGCACAGGAAAAATTAAAGACTGTACTTAGATATTTTGTTGAAAAATAA
- a CDS encoding LptA/OstA family protein has translation MKLRYKILAFFLLAVSLFSEEIVIQVETEKSIINIENESMIASGGIILKYGDMTIRADNMKKLENKNLIVAYGNVMYTQGTSQILAKEVIFDLDSKNARIIDSKSVTEEGIIFGGEETISEGSEKFTIKNSWFTTSPYNNPSYKMNAKKLVIFPNKKLEAHGVSLNVKGKDIVSIPYYVTSLKPETQRATLFPYVGGDSDRGLFVIQGFDYDKGKLLQGFVDFELSTKEILALRFSNDYELSPNNKGNLFVKRFVMPVSGNEDEWNVSWSHNFISIPKNPNAEDRKFYELGYGVWDLNYRNLTTNQMYTINGKSLDDNYMSFKQQYKYIGTYDFKIDQEIGKSGEFNLDYYWTQNMDALKALTAINDDIAENDDIDPRKTDVDLFKRMTYKQEDNGLGLYLHKERFIDLNPGYIGDTHSYKNADEYSINLKSPKIKLTYSKTDQDEYQPIFGLRQRAYGDPNTIDTYTDRILATTAYDYNKTYDVTLGNYYPLKENDFFGYKRKDTFNNLTDNLYVGGQIYRSEIKKKTYEYDYTTDNPNYRNYITQPGVDDYSRIYKLYDDGEDIRRVRDIIYEKYQGATIRLGNDKINLPIPNSYFSFGYEMDSRIYDSTPVPVFDEDRRKIEDPDSKTGYKVLTDSTGAAITQKPTVQVNKFDFGLFTTLYDNTRFSDNKYDLKITNNMPLFFQLTDAHNAMYGDNDIINTPANIFRFNDDFNVYLGNVNLNYNFTKQMDKHWRDNWTKQDFTRNYIKLGIADKRYISFDFSKNNYYPYEDFKYEETTNRNIIYGFKTEKDNNVQYKYKEYQYKNYSNDTWAGWDPNAVKELNRERVFGVNYNEWGFEYANIKDNIHDVFGSQMDLKLDSNRHRVGFVYDTSRMKEKPFESNHFFRVAFEFGKDKYRDPNNTPTIYTDDTYVDKRAGNRIIFVYRYENDKASVIQTRNTDLQTTGLTSDDLFNRYQSNELFVSREEEAIYDTVVSDAREKQDKYNLNNLDRILQAQRKNKRYFEFGVELENDSQYFHDNTSANGYFDSITDIVFKAEVGYLEKFYFRYKYNMERPDVDQRDDPMRFSSYNFRQHEFETKYMFSKDPDNPWWIGYKLNYTQDGAPKSDEPEEYESSSAAKRVNKPTLNLVTLSHRFENLEWEIGVGRQWDKPKDKGLGYYNVVTLKFGVTNFPDKNLQYEYSGGTSSFGAGL, from the coding sequence ATGAAACTTAGGTATAAAATATTAGCGTTTTTTCTTTTGGCGGTTAGTTTATTCTCGGAAGAGATAGTCATACAGGTAGAAACAGAAAAATCGATTATAAATATAGAGAATGAATCCATGATAGCATCTGGAGGAATTATCCTTAAATACGGGGACATGACAATAAGAGCCGATAATATGAAAAAGCTCGAAAATAAGAATCTTATAGTTGCATACGGAAATGTTATGTACACACAGGGGACAAGTCAGATACTCGCTAAAGAGGTCATTTTTGATTTAGACTCTAAAAATGCAAGAATCATAGATTCGAAAAGTGTTACTGAAGAAGGAATAATTTTTGGTGGAGAAGAGACTATAAGCGAAGGTTCGGAAAAGTTTACCATAAAAAATTCATGGTTCACTACCAGCCCTTATAACAATCCGTCTTATAAAATGAATGCCAAAAAACTGGTTATATTTCCAAATAAAAAACTGGAAGCTCACGGAGTTTCACTGAATGTGAAAGGAAAAGACATAGTAAGCATACCTTATTATGTGACATCTCTGAAGCCTGAAACACAAAGAGCCACTCTGTTTCCATATGTTGGAGGGGATTCTGACAGAGGTCTTTTTGTAATTCAGGGATTCGACTATGACAAAGGGAAGCTTTTACAAGGATTTGTAGATTTTGAATTAAGTACAAAAGAAATACTGGCACTTAGATTTTCAAATGATTACGAATTAAGCCCGAATAATAAGGGAAACCTTTTCGTAAAGAGATTTGTAATGCCGGTAAGCGGTAATGAAGATGAGTGGAATGTATCATGGTCGCATAATTTTATAAGTATACCGAAAAATCCCAATGCAGAGGACAGAAAGTTTTATGAGCTGGGGTACGGAGTATGGGATCTGAACTACAGAAACCTGACCACGAATCAGATGTATACGATAAACGGAAAAAGTCTTGATGACAACTATATGTCATTTAAACAGCAGTATAAATATATAGGAACTTATGATTTTAAAATAGATCAGGAAATAGGGAAGTCAGGGGAATTCAATCTGGACTATTACTGGACCCAGAATATGGATGCTCTGAAAGCTTTAACAGCAATAAATGACGACATAGCAGAGAATGATGATATAGACCCCAGAAAAACAGATGTGGATCTTTTCAAAAGAATGACCTATAAGCAGGAAGATAACGGTCTGGGATTATACCTGCATAAGGAAAGATTTATAGATCTGAATCCCGGGTATATAGGAGATACTCATTCATATAAAAATGCAGATGAATACAGCATAAATCTAAAAAGTCCCAAGATAAAGCTGACCTACAGTAAGACTGATCAGGATGAATATCAGCCGATTTTTGGACTCAGACAGAGAGCTTACGGAGATCCGAACACAATTGATACCTATACAGACAGAATTTTAGCAACAACAGCATATGACTATAATAAAACATATGATGTTACTCTTGGAAATTATTATCCGCTGAAAGAAAATGACTTTTTCGGTTACAAAAGAAAAGATACATTTAATAATCTGACGGATAATCTGTATGTAGGAGGACAGATATACAGATCAGAGATAAAAAAGAAAACTTATGAGTACGATTACACCACGGATAACCCGAATTACAGAAATTATATAACACAGCCCGGTGTGGATGATTACAGCAGAATTTATAAGCTGTATGACGATGGTGAAGACATAAGAAGAGTAAGAGACATTATTTATGAAAAATATCAGGGTGCTACAATAAGACTTGGAAATGATAAGATAAATCTTCCGATTCCAAATTCATATTTTAGTTTCGGATATGAAATGGACAGCAGAATATACGACAGTACACCTGTTCCTGTATTTGACGAGGACAGAAGAAAAATAGAAGATCCTGACTCAAAAACCGGGTATAAGGTACTTACAGATTCTACAGGAGCTGCTATAACACAAAAACCTACAGTACAGGTTAATAAATTTGATTTCGGACTTTTTACTACATTATACGATAATACCAGATTTTCCGATAATAAATATGATTTAAAAATAACGAACAATATGCCTTTGTTTTTCCAGCTTACTGATGCGCATAATGCGATGTACGGTGATAATGACATAATTAATACACCTGCGAATATTTTCAGATTTAATGATGATTTCAACGTGTATCTCGGGAATGTAAACTTAAACTATAATTTTACAAAACAAATGGATAAACACTGGAGAGACAACTGGACAAAGCAGGATTTTACCAGAAATTACATAAAACTGGGTATAGCGGATAAAAGATATATAAGTTTTGATTTTTCAAAAAATAATTACTATCCTTACGAGGATTTTAAATATGAAGAAACAACAAACAGAAATATAATATATGGATTTAAAACGGAAAAAGACAATAATGTACAATATAAGTACAAGGAATATCAGTATAAAAACTACTCAAACGACACATGGGCAGGCTGGGATCCAAACGCTGTGAAAGAGCTGAACAGAGAAAGAGTATTTGGAGTAAATTATAACGAGTGGGGATTTGAATATGCCAATATAAAAGATAATATCCACGATGTTTTCGGAAGCCAGATGGATCTGAAACTGGACAGCAACAGACACAGAGTAGGTTTTGTGTATGATACTTCGAGAATGAAAGAGAAACCTTTTGAATCAAATCATTTTTTCAGGGTAGCATTTGAATTCGGGAAGGATAAATACAGAGATCCTAATAATACGCCGACGATCTATACTGATGATACGTATGTGGATAAAAGAGCAGGAAACAGAATTATCTTTGTATACAGATATGAGAATGATAAAGCATCAGTAATACAGACGAGAAATACAGATTTACAGACAACGGGACTTACAAGCGATGATTTATTTAACAGATATCAGAGCAACGAACTGTTTGTTTCACGTGAGGAAGAAGCAATATACGATACAGTTGTAAGTGATGCACGTGAAAAACAGGATAAGTATAACTTGAATAATCTAGACAGAATTTTACAGGCACAAAGAAAAAATAAAAGATACTTTGAGTTTGGTGTAGAGCTGGAAAACGACTCACAGTATTTTCACGATAACACTTCAGCCAACGGGTACTTTGACTCGATTACAGACATTGTGTTTAAGGCAGAAGTGGGATATCTGGAAAAATTTTATTTCAGATACAAGTATAATATGGAAAGACCTGATGTAGACCAAAGAGATGATCCGATGAGATTCTCTTCGTATAACTTCAGACAGCACGAGTTTGAAACAAAATATATGTTTAGTAAAGATCCTGATAATCCGTGGTGGATAGGTTATAAATTAAACTATACACAGGACGGGGCACCAAAATCAGATGAGCCGGAAGAATATGAAAGTTCATCAGCAGCAAAAAGAGTAAATAAGCCGACATTAAATCTGGTTACTTTATCACACAGATTTGAGAATCTGGAATGGGAAATAGGAGTGGGAAGACAGTGGGATAAGCCGAAAGATAAAGGTTTAGGATACTATAATGTAGTCACTCTGAAATTCGGGGTAACTAATTTTCCTGATAAAAATTTACAGTATGAATACAGCGGAGGAACATCATCATTTGGAGCAGGACTTTAA